One Oculatellaceae cyanobacterium DNA segment encodes these proteins:
- a CDS encoding WD40 repeat domain-containing protein, which translates to MKIKPQLWKVITALTLTTSIVTAISTYPTIADTPTSTKQIIRKFITLSGHTAPIRAIALSLDKQTLASGSDDQTIKLWNIKTGQLLRTINAHKDRVTSVAFTPNGKILTASDQENTIKLWNFNNGELLTTLTGHKAGIASIAVSPDSKILVSASEDKVIKLWNLNNNQLLRTKIAEATFLVISPDGKTLFSGSENGTIKQWNLRTFKLQRTLIPPKPKSPPFPGQKASRVYSLAISPSGQTLVNGGYDDSHQTIQETDQKNIKVWNLKTGKVLHNFSMGIGSADTVAISPDGKTFASGGLASSIYLWDLKTGKLLRTLEGHAGGIYALAFTQDGKTLISGSGDKSIKVWQLSP; encoded by the coding sequence ATGAAAATAAAACCCCAATTGTGGAAAGTCATAACAGCACTAACATTAACAACATCAATTGTTACTGCGATTAGTACCTATCCTACTATAGCTGACACTCCAACGAGTACTAAGCAAATCATTAGAAAATTTATTACTTTATCTGGGCATACAGCACCTATTCGGGCAATCGCCCTTAGTCTTGACAAACAAACATTAGCTAGTGGTAGTGATGACCAAACAATCAAACTATGGAATATTAAAACAGGGCAGTTACTCCGTACTATAAATGCTCATAAAGATAGAGTGACATCTGTTGCCTTTACTCCTAATGGCAAGATATTAACTGCTAGCGACCAAGAGAACACAATTAAATTGTGGAACTTTAATAATGGGGAATTATTAACTACTCTGACAGGGCATAAAGCAGGAATAGCATCAATTGCAGTAAGCCCTGATAGCAAGATATTAGTTAGTGCTAGTGAAGATAAAGTTATTAAGCTGTGGAACTTAAATAACAATCAACTACTTCGTACAAAAATAGCTGAAGCAACTTTTCTTGTAATTAGTCCCGATGGTAAAACCTTATTTAGTGGTAGTGAAAATGGCACAATTAAACAATGGAATCTCCGCACTTTTAAACTGCAACGAACTTTAATTCCACCAAAACCTAAATCTCCCCCCTTTCCTGGTCAAAAAGCCTCTAGAGTTTACTCCTTAGCAATCAGTCCTTCGGGGCAAACTCTTGTTAATGGTGGTTACGATGATAGTCATCAGACAATTCAAGAAACTGATCAAAAAAATATTAAGGTATGGAATCTAAAAACAGGGAAAGTACTTCACAACTTCTCTATGGGTATTGGTAGCGCTGATACCGTTGCCATCAGTCCCGACGGGAAAACCTTTGCTAGTGGTGGTTTAGCAAGCTCAATTTACCTTTGGGATTTGAAGACAGGGAAGTTACTACGTACTCTTGAGGGTCATGCAGGAGGAATTTATGCTTTGGCTTTTACCCAAGATGGCAAAACTTTGATTAGTGGAAGTGGCGATAAATCGATCAAGGTTTGGCAATTATCGCCTTGA
- a CDS encoding DUF5996 family protein, translating into MANSIDSVWPSLPVAEWQDTYATLHMWTQIIGKIRLKLTPFINHSWHSTLYVTPRGLTTSSIPSGTRTFEIIFDFLAHELRIETSDGTSKSIALKPRSVADFYQEVMNALSELDIKVKIWTMPQEVAEAIPFDQDYQHTAYDSEYAQRCWRILVQADRVMKTFRSSFIGKCSPVHFFWGSFDLAVTRFSGDTAPEHPGGIPNLADRVTREAYSHVCSSCGFWPGSGEVEPLFYSYAYPAPEGFKDYAIQPPEAFYSDKMQEFILPYEAVRQASDPDALLLTFFQSTYDAAANLGSWKRPELERFPV; encoded by the coding sequence ATGGCAAATTCCATTGATAGCGTTTGGCCGAGCCTGCCAGTTGCAGAATGGCAAGATACCTATGCAACGCTTCATATGTGGACTCAAATCATTGGCAAAATTCGGCTAAAGCTAACTCCTTTTATTAACCATTCGTGGCACTCTACTCTGTATGTAACTCCGCGTGGACTGACAACCTCTTCAATCCCATCAGGAACACGCACCTTTGAGATTATTTTCGATTTTCTTGCTCACGAATTACGCATTGAGACGAGCGACGGTACTAGCAAAAGCATCGCTCTTAAACCCCGCTCGGTAGCAGACTTTTATCAAGAGGTGATGAACGCTTTAAGTGAGCTTGATATTAAAGTTAAGATTTGGACAATGCCGCAGGAAGTAGCGGAGGCAATTCCTTTTGACCAAGATTACCAACATACAGCTTACGATTCGGAATATGCACAAAGGTGTTGGCGTATTCTTGTGCAAGCAGACCGAGTGATGAAGACATTTCGCTCTTCTTTTATTGGTAAATGCAGCCCTGTACATTTTTTCTGGGGTAGCTTTGACCTTGCTGTGACTCGCTTCTCTGGGGATACTGCTCCAGAGCATCCAGGTGGAATTCCTAATTTGGCAGATAGGGTGACAAGAGAGGCTTACTCCCACGTTTGTAGCAGTTGTGGATTCTGGCCTGGTAGTGGAGAAGTGGAGCCGTTGTTTTACTCTTATGCTTATCCTGCACCGGAAGGATTTAAAGATTACGCCATCCAGCCACCGGAGGCATTTTATAGCGATAAGATGCAAGAGTTTATTTTGCCTTATGAAGCTGTGCGGCAGGCATCTGATCCAGATGCACTACTCCTTACCTTTTTTCAAAGTACTTACGACGCTGCGGCAAATTTAGGTTCTTGGAAGCGACCAGAATTGGAACGCTTTCCAGTTTAA
- a CDS encoding pentapeptide repeat-containing protein — translation MSISGEERSRKFITTEPLGKSGQKGERKVWEAVKIAFAERNCLSYWRYPIFSQVGNIRKEPDILIADFDLGLIVIEVKSVTIEQIVNINGHRWQFSNFYTKYSNPYEQAENQLFALLGYCDREPLLRRQITGRTLVSLPLITIEEWQQKGFNKLPSCPPIIFKNHLHLSSTTTSNHLLVQHIQQTTPVIKGKNLNEEQWKLLLAVLGGTPIFRKSVNKPSEINLLSPNILPAEGTRGWVLSQIRQQLSELDLHQETIAKQIPPGLQRIRGIAGSGKTVLLCQKAAQMHLKYPNWDIALVFFSRSLYEPIIKEVNKWLRRFSSGEVQLNLSSVDGGVQSSKLKVLHAWGAKNQPGLYSTICEAAKVKPLTAYETKSKQPHESLAEVCSLLFEDAIIPQIFDAILIDEGQDLIVDYKLKFQNKQPFYWMAYQALKFVDSQYPEQRRLIWAYDESQSLSSLNIPTASELFGDELGHLVTGQYSDGIKKSEIIHRCYRTPSQIVTVAHALSMGLLRPGGMLSGITRTEDWKAIGYEVTGRFTRGQKITLRRINEDFPNLISQLCKKPLLEFEIYSSRQAEFTALADKILDNLKQDALKPHEDILVVVLGDFFEAVRLENHVASFLIQQGINIFIPGATECNILKPDPEKRDRNKFWCNGGVTVSRIHRAKGHEADMVYVVGCDRIAQDESNITLRNQLFVALTRTRGWANLSGIGKYPFYEEIRRVIKSDGTFNFTFNHRPKREISVTDAGELLKRYAAGDRNFQGADLRGIQLAGADLRNANLINTQLCNADLSNAKLDGVKFAIADLTNANLTGASLRKAKLIGAILREADLSNADLSFADLSDADLHNTKFVGANLNLVDFSGAGM, via the coding sequence ATGAGTATTAGTGGTGAAGAACGAAGCCGCAAGTTTATTACCACTGAACCATTAGGGAAAAGTGGCCAAAAAGGTGAAAGGAAAGTTTGGGAGGCTGTTAAAATAGCTTTTGCAGAGAGGAACTGTCTTAGCTATTGGCGCTATCCCATTTTTTCTCAAGTCGGAAATATTCGTAAAGAACCAGACATTTTAATTGCTGATTTTGATTTGGGTTTAATTGTAATTGAAGTTAAATCAGTTACGATTGAACAGATAGTTAATATTAATGGTCATCGCTGGCAATTTAGCAACTTTTATACGAAATATAGTAATCCTTATGAGCAAGCAGAAAATCAATTATTTGCTTTGTTGGGATATTGCGATCGCGAACCACTCCTCCGCCGCCAAATAACAGGTCGTACCTTAGTATCTTTACCTTTAATTACCATAGAAGAATGGCAGCAAAAAGGTTTTAACAAACTTCCTAGCTGTCCACCAATTATATTTAAAAATCATTTACATTTATCATCAACAACCACGTCTAATCATCTCCTCGTCCAGCATATTCAGCAAACAACTCCAGTCATTAAAGGTAAAAACTTAAATGAAGAACAATGGAAATTACTACTAGCAGTATTAGGCGGAACTCCAATTTTCCGTAAGTCTGTAAATAAACCTTCGGAAATTAATCTACTTTCTCCAAATATACTACCTGCGGAAGGAACGCGCGGGTGGGTGTTATCTCAGATACGCCAACAATTATCAGAACTTGATTTACATCAAGAAACAATTGCTAAACAAATTCCCCCAGGATTACAACGTATTCGAGGTATTGCCGGATCAGGAAAAACAGTATTACTGTGTCAAAAAGCGGCGCAAATGCACCTCAAATATCCAAATTGGGATATTGCTTTAGTATTTTTTAGCCGTAGTCTTTACGAACCAATAATAAAAGAAGTAAATAAATGGTTGCGTCGGTTTAGTAGTGGAGAAGTACAGTTAAACCTCTCTTCTGTTGACGGTGGGGTTCAATCTTCTAAATTAAAAGTATTACACGCTTGGGGCGCAAAAAATCAGCCTGGACTTTACAGCACTATTTGTGAAGCTGCTAAAGTAAAACCCCTCACAGCTTACGAAACAAAAAGCAAGCAACCCCACGAAAGTTTGGCAGAAGTATGTAGTTTGCTATTTGAAGATGCAATCATTCCCCAAATATTTGATGCCATTTTAATTGATGAAGGGCAAGATTTAATTGTTGATTATAAGTTAAAATTCCAAAATAAGCAACCTTTTTATTGGATGGCTTATCAAGCGTTAAAATTTGTTGATTCACAATATCCAGAACAAAGACGCTTAATATGGGCTTATGATGAATCCCAAAGTTTATCAAGTTTAAATATCCCTACAGCAAGCGAATTATTTGGAGATGAGTTAGGTCATTTAGTAACAGGGCAATATTCAGACGGAATCAAAAAAAGTGAGATTATTCACCGATGTTATCGCACACCTAGCCAAATTGTAACAGTCGCTCATGCTTTGAGCATGGGTTTACTGCGCCCAGGGGGAATGCTATCAGGAATTACTCGAACTGAAGATTGGAAAGCTATCGGTTATGAAGTTACGGGGCGCTTTACTCGTGGTCAAAAAATCACATTGCGACGTATCAATGAAGATTTTCCTAATCTGATATCTCAATTATGCAAAAAGCCGTTGTTAGAGTTTGAAATTTACAGTTCACGGCAAGCAGAATTTACTGCTTTAGCGGATAAAATTTTAGATAATCTTAAGCAAGATGCTCTCAAACCCCATGAAGATATTTTAGTAGTAGTTTTAGGTGATTTTTTTGAAGCAGTAAGATTAGAAAATCATGTTGCTAGTTTTTTAATACAACAAGGGATTAATATTTTTATTCCTGGCGCGACTGAATGTAATATATTGAAACCAGATCCAGAAAAACGCGATCGCAACAAGTTTTGGTGTAATGGTGGGGTAACAGTATCTCGTATCCACCGCGCCAAAGGACACGAAGCTGATATGGTTTATGTGGTAGGTTGCGATCGCATTGCTCAAGATGAAAGTAATATTACCCTGCGTAATCAACTATTTGTAGCCTTAACTAGAACAAGAGGTTGGGCAAACTTAAGTGGGATTGGTAAATATCCTTTTTATGAAGAAATTAGACGAGTAATTAAGAGTGATGGGACATTTAATTTTACTTTTAATCATCGCCCCAAGCGAGAAATTAGCGTTACCGATGCAGGGGAATTACTCAAGCGATATGCAGCAGGAGACAGAAATTTTCAAGGCGCAGATTTGCGGGGTATTCAGTTAGCTGGCGCAGATTTGCGTAATGCTAATTTGATTAATACTCAGTTATGTAATGCAGATTTAAGTAATGCTAAGTTAGATGGGGTAAAGTTTGCGATCGCAGATTTAACTAACGCTAATTTAACTGGCGCAAGTTTGCGAAAAGCTAAGTTAATTGGTGCGATTTTGCGAGAGGCAGATTTAAGTAATGCAGATTTAAGTTTCGCAGACTTAAGTGATGCAGATTTACATAATACTAAGTTTGTAGGTGCAAATTTAAACTTGGTAGATTTCAGTGGTGCTGGAATGTAG
- a CDS encoding DedA family protein, protein MTEWITNTITSLGYLGIGLLMFLENLFPPIPSELIMPLAGFTVARGKMELAPVILAGVIGTILGALPWYYVGKLVGEDNLKRLADKYGKWISVSSRDIEKADNWFDKHGEKAVLFCRLVPGVRTLISLPAGISGMPLVPFLIYSTIGTALWVSLLTFAGYALGDNYELVDEYLGPVSKIVFVGLVVAFVVWVVNKRRKKKH, encoded by the coding sequence ATGACCGAGTGGATCACTAATACCATTACTTCTTTAGGCTATTTAGGAATTGGACTATTAATGTTCTTGGAAAATCTCTTTCCGCCAATTCCTTCAGAATTAATCATGCCATTAGCAGGATTTACAGTAGCTAGAGGCAAGATGGAATTAGCGCCTGTTATTTTAGCGGGAGTAATTGGCACAATATTAGGGGCGTTGCCTTGGTATTATGTGGGCAAACTGGTAGGTGAGGATAACTTAAAACGGTTAGCTGATAAATATGGTAAATGGATTTCAGTATCCAGCCGAGATATTGAAAAAGCGGATAACTGGTTTGACAAACATGGTGAAAAAGCTGTTTTGTTTTGTAGACTTGTCCCAGGAGTTCGTACTTTAATATCCCTACCAGCAGGGATAAGCGGTATGCCTTTAGTTCCTTTTTTAATCTACTCAACTATAGGTACTGCATTATGGGTAAGTTTATTAACTTTTGCTGGCTACGCCTTGGGTGATAACTATGAACTTGTAGATGAGTATCTTGGCCCTGTTTCTAAAATAGTATTTGTTGGTCTAGTAGTTGCTTTTGTTGTTTGGGTGGTTAACAAGAGAAGAAAGAAAAAGCACTAA